A part of Miscanthus floridulus cultivar M001 chromosome 6, ASM1932011v1, whole genome shotgun sequence genomic DNA contains:
- the LOC136460250 gene encoding uncharacterized protein, which yields MASPSSSKVADGLNPMAFISHIPPLEGGNYRVWREKYELTLALSENDLALTSPCPTEPVDPVREENESDADFTTRQRDHVEVCMKYDLERKKWDILNRKCLMVAIRGSILDCDTATEYLKKMESQFTGSSKAYTSTLIKKLFNEKYTGGGIREHILKISNTASKLKPIDLGLKDEFLIHLVFASLPKEYKTFVVNYNMQPDKWNIEKLIAMCVQEEKRLKSL from the coding sequence gactcaacccaatggcatTCATCTCGCACATACCACCTCTAGAAGGGGGTAATTACagagtatggcgagagaagtatgagctcACACTTGCACTGTCTGAGAATGACTTAGCGCTCACCTCtccatgtcctactgagccagtggacccggtgagggaagaaaacgagtctgatgctgatttcactacTCGACAGCGAGATCATGTAGAAGTGTGCATGAAGTATGATCTTGAGCGCAAGAAATGGGACATATtaaaccgcaagtgcttgatggtggctataAGGGGGTCTATCCTAGACTGTGATACTGCCACAGAGTACCTAAAGAAGATGGAGAGTcaattcactggctcttcaaaggcttatactagtacattgatcaagaaattgttTAATGAAAAATATACTGGtggcggtatcagagagcacattttgaagataaGCAACACGGCTTCGAAGCTAAAGCCAATAGATTTGGGACTTAAGGATGAGTTcttgattcatttggtttttgcttccttgccaaaggaatataaaacctttgttgttaactacaacatgcagcccgacAAGTGGAACATAGAAaagctcatcgcaatgtgtgttcaagaagagaaAAGGCTGAAGTCCTTatag